In Caldicellulosiruptor obsidiansis OB47, a single window of DNA contains:
- a CDS encoding GGDEF domain-containing protein, translating to MNVELEFCLYKLFEIIGVIAVSGIYILSVFLGNELKNALIYNFSKIFLSLVVFKFLYVLNLEKEVVSKSEGVQVVVFLNLLSKFLIIYALIFSVLCRERLKEFLSKASIWINITLIIVVFLISEKIKNAKINILLQSTLSTTKLYFISELLIVFGILFLIYLSFYNSYFKQNNSFKVFVLAFAVGELILSLFKRKGILFTEAVQNGAMLYLFVAIFLAIAKQRVKFLHSLAKFSTEVLKEKLDLQKSFELLVDFIYEAYSKVFPRICFYYIIEDGNYKLIVFKSEEVSDKFEDSSAEVKVVSKLLEEENISTFDIKDFENFFECKALKNRVFNSFQTVVYVPVHRYNRLVGFLICYSKIKNFNITDELQDGFTIFMNFSQALLSQIERIEKIKNLSTEDELTGLYNRRYFMKELILESIAADRYKNKFCVAFFDMDNLKLLNDVYGHGVGDKAIKIIARIIRDNIRKTDIAARLGGDEFAVIFKNCSKDAIEDRIKNIKQLIEKESELQLPKKIRVSCGIAVYPDDTTSLDELIKIADMRMYEEKLKNKGGDFDAERQ from the coding sequence GTGAATGTTGAATTAGAGTTTTGTTTGTACAAGCTTTTTGAAATAATAGGTGTTATTGCAGTAAGCGGAATATATATATTATCAGTCTTTCTGGGTAATGAATTGAAAAATGCTTTAATTTACAACTTTAGCAAAATATTTTTATCTCTTGTTGTTTTTAAATTCTTATATGTACTAAATTTAGAAAAAGAAGTTGTAAGTAAAAGTGAAGGTGTTCAGGTGGTTGTATTCTTGAATTTACTTTCAAAGTTTCTTATAATATATGCACTTATATTTTCAGTTTTATGCAGGGAAAGGTTAAAAGAATTTTTATCTAAGGCATCAATATGGATAAACATAACTTTGATAATTGTAGTTTTTTTAATATCCGAAAAGATAAAAAATGCAAAAATTAATATTTTATTACAATCTACTTTATCTACAACAAAACTATACTTTATTAGCGAATTACTGATAGTTTTTGGTATTTTGTTTCTAATATACTTAAGCTTCTATAACTCTTACTTCAAACAAAATAATAGCTTTAAAGTTTTTGTATTGGCTTTTGCAGTTGGTGAGTTAATTTTGTCTCTTTTTAAGAGAAAAGGTATTCTTTTTACAGAAGCAGTTCAAAATGGAGCTATGCTTTATCTCTTTGTGGCAATATTTCTTGCTATAGCAAAACAGAGAGTAAAATTTTTGCACAGTTTAGCAAAATTTAGTACTGAGGTATTAAAAGAAAAGCTTGATTTGCAAAAAAGTTTTGAACTTCTTGTAGATTTTATTTATGAAGCTTATTCAAAGGTATTTCCAAGAATATGTTTTTATTACATCATAGAAGATGGGAATTATAAACTTATTGTATTCAAGAGTGAAGAGGTGAGTGATAAATTTGAAGATTCTTCTGCAGAAGTAAAAGTTGTAAGTAAACTTTTAGAAGAGGAGAATATTAGTACATTTGACATAAAAGATTTTGAAAACTTTTTTGAATGCAAGGCTTTAAAAAATAGGGTATTCAATAGTTTCCAAACAGTGGTATATGTTCCTGTTCACAGATACAACAGGCTTGTGGGTTTTCTTATTTGTTATTCGAAGATTAAAAACTTTAACATAACTGATGAACTCCAGGATGGTTTTACAATCTTTATGAATTTTTCTCAAGCTCTTCTTTCTCAAATTGAAAGGATTGAGAAGATAAAGAATTTATCAACAGAGGATGAACTTACAGGTCTTTATAACAGGAGATACTTTATGAAGGAATTGATTTTGGAGTCAATAGCTGCAGATAGATATAAAAATAAGTTTTGTGTAGCTTTTTTTGATATGGATAATCTGAAACTTTTAAACGATGTTTATGGACACGGTGTGGGAGATAAAGCTATAAAAATAATTGCCAGGATTATACGGGACAATATACGGAAAACAGATATTGCGGCAAGACTTGGGGGAGATGAATTCGCGGTTATATTCAAAAATTGTAGTAAAGATGCTATAGAGGATAGAATTAAAAATATAAAGCAATTAATTGAAAAAGAGTCAGAGCTACAGCTTCCGAAAAAGATAAGAGTGAGCTGTGGAATTGCTGTGTATCCAGACGATACAACCAGTCTTGATGAGCTTATTAAGATTGCTGATATGAGAATGTATGAAGAAAAATTAAAAAACAAAGGGGGCGATTTTGATGCAGAAAGGCAGTAG
- a CDS encoding aconitate hydratase, with translation MGLTVAQKIIKQHLVKGEMIPGKEIAIRIDQTLTQDSTGTMAYLQFEAMGIDRVKTKRSVAYIDHNTLQTGPENADDHLYIQTVAKKHGIYFSKPGNGICHQVHLERFAVPGQTLLGSDSHTPTAGGIGMLAIGAGGLDVAVAMGGGEYYLIMPKIVKVNLKGKLQSWVSAKDIILELLRRLTVKGGVGKIFEYTGEGVKTLSIPERATITNMGAELGATTSIFPSDEVTYEFLKAQGREADFVEILPDPDAQYDEEIEIDLSSLVPLAACPHSPDNVVPVSELKGIKVDQVAIGSCTNSSYKDLMKVAKILEGKTIAEHVSLVISPGSKQVLNMLAQNGALSSLVAAGARILECACGPCIGMGQAPRTNGISLRTFNRNFEGRSGTPSAKVYLVSPETAAASAITGYITDPRILGDEPQVEMPKSFLINDNLIVPPAENPDEVEVIRGPNIKQFPQGKPLPEVVVGKVLIKLGDNITTDHIMPSNAKLLPYRSNIPYLSDYCLTPCDPDFPKKARENGGGFIVGGVNYGQGSSREHAALVPLYLGIKGVLAKSFARIHMANLINNGIIPMVFENPSDYDTIEEMDELKIENAREQIEKSDVLIIENVTKGLKYKMILNLTDRQRQMILHGGLLNLTKAMGMK, from the coding sequence CATTGACCATAACACTCTTCAAACAGGTCCAGAGAATGCAGATGATCATCTATACATACAGACTGTTGCCAAAAAACATGGAATATATTTTTCCAAACCCGGCAATGGAATTTGCCACCAGGTTCACCTTGAGAGATTTGCAGTGCCTGGTCAGACACTTTTGGGCTCAGACAGCCACACACCAACAGCTGGTGGGATAGGCATGCTTGCAATTGGTGCAGGTGGTTTGGATGTTGCAGTTGCAATGGGTGGTGGTGAATATTACTTAATTATGCCAAAGATTGTAAAAGTAAACCTCAAAGGTAAACTTCAGTCTTGGGTTTCTGCAAAGGATATTATTTTGGAGCTTTTGAGAAGGCTCACAGTCAAGGGTGGCGTTGGCAAGATTTTTGAGTACACAGGTGAGGGCGTGAAGACTTTATCTATTCCAGAAAGAGCCACAATTACAAATATGGGTGCAGAACTTGGTGCAACAACTTCTATATTCCCATCAGATGAAGTGACATACGAATTTTTGAAGGCGCAGGGAAGAGAGGCTGACTTTGTTGAGATTTTACCAGACCCCGATGCCCAGTATGATGAGGAGATTGAGATAGATTTATCAAGCCTGGTGCCGCTTGCAGCGTGCCCGCACAGCCCTGACAATGTTGTGCCTGTGAGCGAGCTAAAAGGTATAAAGGTTGACCAGGTTGCAATTGGAAGCTGTACAAATTCATCTTACAAGGACCTTATGAAGGTCGCAAAAATTTTAGAAGGTAAAACCATTGCAGAGCATGTATCGCTTGTCATATCTCCAGGTTCAAAACAGGTTCTGAACATGCTTGCTCAAAACGGTGCGCTATCATCACTTGTTGCAGCTGGTGCAAGGATTTTAGAGTGTGCTTGTGGTCCTTGTATAGGAATGGGTCAAGCACCAAGAACAAATGGTATTTCGCTCAGAACATTTAACAGAAACTTTGAAGGCAGGAGCGGTACACCTTCTGCCAAAGTGTATCTTGTCTCACCTGAGACTGCAGCAGCATCAGCAATCACAGGGTATATCACAGACCCAAGGATTCTTGGTGATGAGCCGCAGGTTGAGATGCCAAAGAGCTTTTTAATAAATGACAATTTAATAGTGCCGCCTGCTGAAAATCCCGACGAGGTTGAGGTTATAAGAGGACCGAATATAAAACAATTCCCGCAAGGAAAGCCTTTGCCGGAGGTTGTTGTGGGGAAAGTGCTAATAAAACTAGGAGATAATATTACAACAGACCATATTATGCCATCTAATGCAAAGCTCTTGCCATACAGGTCAAACATCCCGTATTTGTCTGACTATTGCTTGACACCATGTGACCCTGATTTTCCTAAAAAGGCACGTGAGAACGGTGGTGGCTTTATTGTGGGTGGAGTCAACTATGGTCAGGGTTCATCTCGCGAGCATGCAGCACTTGTGCCGCTTTATTTGGGTATAAAAGGGGTTTTGGCGAAGAGCTTTGCACGAATTCACATGGCAAATTTAATTAACAACGGAATCATTCCAATGGTGTTTGAAAATCCGAGCGATTATGATACAATTGAAGAGATGGATGAGCTCAAGATTGAAAATGCAAGAGAGCAGATAGAAAAAAGTGATGTTTTAATAATTGAAAATGTCACAAAAGGATTGAAATACAAAATGATTTTAAACCTGACAGACAGACAGCGTCAGATGATTTTGCATGGCGGGCTTTTGAACCTTACAAAAGCTATGGGTATGAAATAA
- a CDS encoding Mur ligase — protein MKIENIKVYNNRNIYSDKKVAVLKVKGKPEEASSFAKLCIHIQNLIGYNLVEYWECFSVEDYIDVLIEHDNPIIVYKVIEFALECMGKGFIPEDFPDKISKLKKLTIETELSPNTRLLKNACMKRGIRFTRIGYTDTFILGEGKYAKLFAGLISEQDFSVVSISNDREMEREFLKLNFFPVAPFEVIFTSDQLMESIKKLGFPISIKGCKKDSPNIGNIRTNQQALEAFNMVKNVENRVIVERYVPGNSYKILVVNGKVVAAIERTSPYIIGDGKRRILELLDQGEKNNKYIQKNILKQGFTLDDILPKGMRVFLKEPTSFKTGCITTDVTEKVAYENQQLFVKIAEKLGYVTTVLDFVTEDISLPYTIIGGYVVDIETNCDLRIFSQTCNNDVFNTILDVYFEKIPNPSVPIIAVSGTYGKSTILQIMRYIFQRCGLEASIDSEMENFYLRSFGDLSDIKLVEFNPEKGIEEIEIEPEAGIITNTFSQNQIEKNLLFTRSIKENGYLILNVNDAYKYLYSAKAKCRIVFTSTSSHHPDLKAHMEMKKPCVYLENDIIKIFDGKELFSFCNIKEIPYSYDGKLIFAVDNILQTVAALYFYGVDSEIIYKFLIEYKNDSHQNPGKFNIFDINGVKVIIDSLRKKEHVKMLTLSLSSIGIRNLYFVCEQRQKQILDFVEDKSRIISKQIEKFSDVVEMVSDAIRKANKGDGVFIVLPEPLNRDVTFEIREGLAKRKKNFVNNA, from the coding sequence ATGAAAATTGAAAATATCAAAGTTTATAATAACAGAAATATCTATTCAGACAAAAAGGTAGCTGTATTAAAGGTAAAAGGAAAACCTGAAGAAGCAAGCAGCTTTGCCAAGCTTTGCATTCATATTCAAAATCTTATAGGATATAACTTGGTTGAATACTGGGAATGCTTTAGTGTTGAAGATTATATTGATGTTTTGATTGAACATGATAATCCAATTATTGTGTACAAGGTTATTGAATTTGCGTTAGAATGTATGGGAAAAGGCTTTATACCTGAAGATTTTCCTGATAAGATTTCAAAGTTAAAGAAACTCACAATTGAAACAGAGCTTTCGCCAAATACAAGACTTTTGAAAAATGCTTGCATGAAAAGAGGTATAAGGTTTACAAGAATTGGATATACAGATACGTTCATTCTGGGTGAGGGAAAATATGCAAAGCTCTTTGCAGGTCTTATAAGTGAACAAGACTTTAGTGTAGTAAGTATATCAAATGACAGAGAGATGGAACGTGAATTTTTAAAATTAAACTTTTTTCCTGTTGCACCGTTTGAAGTGATCTTTACTTCAGACCAGCTAATGGAAAGTATAAAAAAGCTGGGATTCCCAATTTCGATAAAAGGTTGCAAAAAAGACTCTCCAAACATAGGGAATATTAGGACAAATCAACAAGCGTTAGAAGCATTTAATATGGTCAAAAATGTTGAAAATAGAGTAATTGTCGAGAGATATGTGCCAGGCAACAGTTATAAGATTCTGGTTGTGAATGGGAAAGTTGTGGCAGCTATTGAGAGAACCTCTCCATACATTATAGGCGATGGAAAAAGAAGAATTTTAGAACTTTTAGATCAAGGTGAGAAAAACAATAAATATATTCAAAAGAATATTTTAAAACAGGGATTTACTTTGGATGATATTTTACCAAAAGGAATGAGGGTATTTTTGAAGGAGCCAACAAGTTTTAAAACAGGTTGTATAACTACAGACGTTACAGAAAAGGTAGCATATGAAAATCAACAACTTTTTGTTAAGATTGCAGAAAAACTTGGATATGTAACAACTGTCTTAGACTTTGTTACAGAAGATATTTCGCTTCCATATACTATTATAGGTGGTTATGTTGTTGATATTGAGACAAACTGTGATCTTCGAATATTTTCACAGACATGTAACAACGATGTATTCAATACTATACTGGATGTGTATTTTGAAAAGATTCCAAATCCATCTGTGCCGATAATTGCTGTGTCAGGGACATATGGAAAAAGCACAATTTTGCAAATAATGAGGTACATTTTTCAAAGATGCGGATTGGAAGCGTCTATCGATAGCGAAATGGAGAATTTCTATCTGAGAAGTTTTGGAGATTTGTCGGACATAAAGCTGGTTGAATTCAATCCTGAAAAAGGTATTGAGGAGATAGAAATAGAACCTGAGGCAGGTATTATTACCAATACATTTTCTCAAAATCAGATAGAAAAAAACCTTTTGTTTACCAGAAGCATTAAGGAAAATGGATATCTAATTTTAAATGTCAACGATGCTTATAAATACCTGTACAGTGCAAAAGCTAAATGCAGAATTGTATTTACTTCGACTTCAAGTCATCATCCAGATTTAAAAGCGCATATGGAAATGAAAAAACCTTGTGTGTACCTTGAAAATGATATAATAAAAATATTTGACGGAAAAGAACTCTTTTCTTTTTGCAATATTAAAGAAATCCCTTATTCATACGATGGTAAGCTTATATTTGCAGTTGATAATATTCTTCAGACAGTTGCAGCACTGTATTTTTACGGGGTAGACAGTGAGATCATATATAAGTTTTTGATCGAATACAAGAACGACTCACATCAAAATCCTGGAAAGTTCAATATATTTGATATAAATGGTGTAAAAGTGATTATTGACAGCCTTCGAAAGAAAGAACATGTAAAAATGCTTACATTAAGTCTTAGCTCCATAGGTATCAGGAATCTTTATTTTGTGTGCGAACAGAGACAAAAACAAATTTTGGATTTTGTTGAAGATAAGAGTAGAATTATATCCAAGCAGATAGAAAAGTTTTCAGATGTGGTTGAAATGGTCTCTGATGCCATAAGAAAGGCAAACAAGGGTGATGGAGTGTTTATTGTCCTGCCAGAACCTTTAAATAGAGATGTTACGTTTGAGATAAGAGAGGGACTGGCAAAAAGGAAAAAGAATTTTGTGAACAATGCTTGA
- a CDS encoding GntR family transcriptional regulator — translation MVYNNYSDDKDTRYSPLYEKIFEVIKEKILMGILKPGDPLVEVKLAEELGVSRTPIREALRQLELEGLVYSIPHKGAFVAGVTAQDIEDIYTIRMLLDGLAARWAAQKITKDEEDELTEIITLMELYTKKKDIPKVMKTDSQFHQLIYKASKSKPLEHVLSTFHSYIIRARATSFETPGRLEEAMEEHKLIFEAIVSRDPDKAEEYMKLHVKNAAKNLIEQKKIEERTTAGK, via the coding sequence ATGGTGTATAATAATTACTCTGATGATAAAGATACAAGATATTCTCCTTTGTATGAGAAGATTTTTGAAGTGATAAAAGAAAAGATTTTGATGGGAATTTTAAAGCCGGGAGACCCTCTTGTTGAGGTAAAGCTTGCTGAAGAGCTAGGTGTTTCCCGAACACCAATAAGAGAGGCATTGCGCCAGCTTGAACTCGAAGGGCTTGTATATTCTATTCCTCACAAAGGTGCGTTTGTAGCAGGTGTTACTGCTCAGGACATAGAGGATATATACACAATAAGAATGCTTTTAGATGGGCTTGCAGCGCGCTGGGCTGCCCAGAAGATTACAAAAGATGAAGAAGATGAACTTACTGAAATTATAACTCTTATGGAGTTGTATACAAAGAAAAAAGATATTCCAAAAGTGATGAAAACTGATTCGCAGTTTCACCAGCTTATTTACAAAGCATCGAAGAGCAAACCACTTGAACATGTTTTGTCAACCTTCCACAGCTATATAATCAGAGCAAGGGCAACCTCTTTTGAGACACCTGGTAGGCTTGAGGAGGCTATGGAAGAACACAAGCTCATATTTGAAGCAATAGTCAGCAGAGACCCAGATAAGGCAGAAGAGTACATGAAACTTCATGTCAAAAATGCAGCAAAAAATTTAATTGAGCAAAAGAAAATAGAAGAGAGGACAACGGCAGGGAAATAG
- a CDS encoding isocitrate/isopropylmalate dehydrogenase family protein gives MAYRITLIPGDGIGPEVTEAARRVLDASGVKIEWEIVEAGEKVMGQYGTPLPDYVLESVKRNKVALKGPITTPVGTGFRSVNVALRQALNLYANVRPVKSYEGVPARYTNVDLIIVRENTEDLYAGIEYMAGDDAAVGVKIITRKASERIVRYAFELARREKRRKVTAVHKANIQKLTDGLFLECARKVAQDYPDIEFEDMIVDAMSMKLVQSPENYDVLVMPNMYGDILSDLAAGLVGGLGIAPGANIGEDGAVFEPIHGSAPKRAGQNLANPTATILSGVMMLRYLGELEAADRVEKAVAKVIKEGKEVTYDLGGSTGTKEFADAVIREMEKI, from the coding sequence ATGGCATACAGAATTACACTTATTCCTGGCGATGGTATTGGACCAGAGGTCACAGAGGCAGCAAGAAGAGTCTTGGATGCATCAGGTGTAAAAATAGAATGGGAAATTGTAGAAGCTGGCGAAAAGGTTATGGGGCAGTATGGGACGCCACTTCCTGACTATGTTTTAGAAAGTGTCAAGAGAAATAAAGTTGCACTCAAAGGTCCGATTACAACACCGGTCGGGACAGGGTTTAGAAGTGTGAATGTTGCGCTCAGACAGGCTCTTAACCTCTATGCTAATGTAAGACCTGTCAAGTCTTACGAAGGTGTTCCTGCAAGATACACAAATGTGGATTTGATAATTGTTCGAGAAAACACAGAAGACCTTTATGCAGGGATTGAATACATGGCTGGAGATGATGCAGCAGTTGGTGTTAAAATAATAACAAGAAAAGCAAGCGAGAGGATTGTCAGGTATGCATTTGAGCTTGCAAGAAGAGAGAAGAGAAGAAAGGTTACGGCTGTTCACAAGGCAAACATCCAAAAGCTTACAGATGGACTATTTTTAGAATGTGCAAGAAAGGTCGCGCAAGATTATCCAGATATAGAGTTTGAAGATATGATTGTTGATGCAATGAGCATGAAACTTGTCCAAAGCCCAGAAAATTACGATGTTTTGGTTATGCCAAACATGTACGGGGATATTCTGTCTGACTTGGCAGCAGGACTTGTGGGAGGACTTGGTATTGCGCCAGGTGCTAACATTGGCGAAGATGGAGCAGTATTTGAGCCAATCCACGGTTCTGCTCCAAAAAGAGCAGGTCAGAACTTAGCAAATCCAACAGCTACAATACTTTCTGGTGTCATGATGCTGAGGTACTTGGGTGAGCTTGAGGCAGCTGACAGAGTTGAAAAGGCGGTGGCTAAGGTTATAAAAGAAGGCAAAGAGGTTACATACGACCTTGGAGGTTCAACAGGTACAAAAGAGTTTGCAGATGCGGTTATACGTGAAATGGAAAAAATATAA